Proteins found in one Arthrobacter sp. U41 genomic segment:
- a CDS encoding PhoH family protein, with product MTEATNGKARISAGERTAGEFPHSLPGLRTEVVLFDSSDQMVQSLGSHDEALRFIETQFPAVDFHVRGNELAISGSAADVPRIMRLLNEVRGLVARGTVITPAVLQQLVSMLRTQSLQNPVDVLTHNILSSRGKTIRPKTLNQKNYVDAIDANTVIFGIGPAGTGKTYLAMAKAVQALQQKEVTRIILTRPAVEAGERLGFLPGTLSDKIDPYLRPLYDALHEMMDPESIPRLIAAGTIEVAPLAYMRGRTLNDAFIILDEAQNTTPEQMKMFLTRLGFGSKMVVTGDVTQVDLPFGTRSGLRIVEDILQGIDDVNFTILDASDVVRHRLVGDIVNAYSVWDEIQRNRVKHSVARDKRGEDA from the coding sequence ATGACTGAAGCAACGAACGGCAAGGCCCGGATCAGCGCCGGAGAGCGCACCGCAGGTGAATTCCCCCACTCCCTACCAGGGCTGCGGACGGAGGTGGTCCTGTTCGACAGCTCTGATCAGATGGTCCAGTCCCTCGGAAGTCATGACGAAGCCCTGCGTTTCATCGAGACCCAGTTCCCGGCCGTCGACTTCCATGTCCGCGGCAACGAGCTCGCGATCAGCGGTTCGGCCGCTGACGTGCCGCGGATCATGCGGCTGCTCAACGAGGTCCGGGGCCTCGTCGCCCGGGGCACCGTCATCACTCCCGCTGTCCTGCAGCAGCTCGTGTCGATGCTGCGGACCCAGTCGCTGCAGAACCCGGTCGACGTGCTCACGCACAACATCCTCTCCAGCCGCGGCAAGACGATCCGGCCGAAGACGCTGAACCAGAAAAACTACGTGGACGCGATTGACGCCAACACGGTGATCTTCGGAATCGGCCCGGCCGGTACCGGCAAGACCTACCTGGCGATGGCCAAGGCCGTCCAGGCGCTGCAGCAGAAGGAAGTCACGCGGATCATCCTGACCCGTCCCGCCGTCGAAGCGGGGGAGCGGCTGGGGTTCCTGCCCGGCACGCTCAGCGACAAGATCGACCCGTACCTGCGGCCGCTCTACGACGCGCTGCACGAAATGATGGACCCCGAATCCATCCCCCGGCTGATCGCGGCCGGCACCATCGAGGTCGCGCCGCTGGCGTACATGCGCGGGCGCACCCTCAATGACGCCTTCATCATCCTGGACGAGGCGCAGAACACCACGCCGGAGCAGATGAAGATGTTCCTCACCCGGCTGGGCTTCGGCTCCAAGATGGTGGTCACCGGTGACGTCACCCAGGTGGACCTGCCGTTCGGGACCCGGTCGGGCCTGCGGATCGTCGAAGACATCCTGCAGGGCATCGATGACGTCAACTTCACCATCCTGGACGCCTCCGACGTCGTCCGGCACCGCCTCGTGGGCGACATCGTCAACGCCTACAGCGTCTGGGACGAGATCCAGCGGAACCGGGTCAAGCATTCCGTGGCCCGCGACAAGCGGGGAGAAGACGCATGA
- a CDS encoding GerMN domain-containing protein, with the protein MATPQPGITDAASPSQVMSAQAPTTSAPLETTQASNKAPVYWIGRSNESMFLYREFRDVPEQDNPVTRALRVMMSQKPLDPDFFTPWQNPKKLASSISGKNVITVDLSADAFNSNVDPAMAERAVQQLVYTATAAAASAGLIDAGQQIQVVVLVDGHTDFVAFNHIRLGAPTARSAGMVAPVWIIDPQEGTSVEDGAVKISGRSTAPGGTLRWEILRIDGSVTTTYLNGTVTASAEAGQSGAFSLSANLGPGNYEVRVSQLEDGNPAEDLNVDTRGFTVK; encoded by the coding sequence GTGGCCACACCCCAGCCGGGCATCACGGACGCCGCGTCCCCTTCGCAGGTCATGTCCGCCCAGGCGCCGACCACGAGCGCGCCGCTGGAAACCACGCAGGCGTCCAACAAGGCGCCGGTGTACTGGATCGGGCGGAGCAACGAGAGCATGTTCCTGTACCGGGAGTTCCGTGATGTCCCGGAACAGGACAACCCGGTCACGCGGGCGCTCCGGGTCATGATGTCCCAGAAGCCGCTGGACCCGGATTTCTTCACTCCCTGGCAAAACCCGAAAAAGCTGGCAAGCTCCATCTCGGGCAAGAACGTCATTACCGTGGACCTGTCGGCGGACGCTTTCAACAGCAATGTGGATCCCGCCATGGCCGAGCGTGCGGTCCAGCAGCTGGTTTACACCGCGACGGCGGCCGCTGCCAGTGCGGGCCTGATCGACGCGGGGCAGCAGATCCAGGTGGTGGTGCTCGTGGACGGGCATACCGATTTCGTCGCGTTCAACCACATCCGCCTCGGCGCCCCGACCGCACGCAGCGCCGGGATGGTCGCACCGGTGTGGATCATTGATCCCCAGGAAGGGACCTCCGTGGAGGACGGAGCGGTCAAGATCTCCGGCCGCAGCACCGCTCCGGGAGGCACGCTCCGTTGGGAGATTCTGCGGATCGACGGCAGCGTCACGACCACATACCTGAACGGGACGGTGACTGCCTCGGCCGAGGCCGGACAATCGGGTGCATTCAGCCTGTCGGCAAACCTGGGCCCGGGCAACTATGAGGTCCGGGTATCCCAGCTTGAGGACGGCAACCCTGCCGAGGATCTGAACGTCGACACCCGCGGGTTCACGGTCAAATAG